Within the Mugil cephalus isolate CIBA_MC_2020 chromosome 1, CIBA_Mcephalus_1.1, whole genome shotgun sequence genome, the region caacacaaatgaCTACTTCTGCTGTCAGACCTTCACAAGCCTGGATCCTGACCCtcgactgtatataaagatgaatACGACATCACCTGAAGGATTTCTGAAGAGGTTTAGAGACTTACCAATGCCTGAGACGCTGTCAGTCTTCTTGCAACCTATCGCCCCCATTTTGGTCAAAGCGGCCTTTATTTATTGACAAGATTAGTTGTGATGAATATGGAAATTAGTTGTAGATacccaaactgtttttgtaccaggcttatttacatgactttctggacattttaacatgaaattgTGTGTGGCTATGGCTGTGCATCTGCTATAGCTTAATTTTTGAACCCTGCATGTTTGTGCTATGGGACAAATTACAGCAGTTTGGTCCTTTAGAGTCAGTGTGGTGTCATTACAGCAATTTCATTTGTTCCCATTCCTGGAAGGGTCTTACACTCTTATAGCATGCACTAATCTGTCAGAAATTGAAAGTTCAAGGTATTGACTCACaggacattttttattattattattataatatttattatattaaaataagcaaaaaaaaaaagaggtccaGTTGGAGAGTTGAGGCTTGTGTTGAAGCTAAGTAAGTAACTTTCACCGATTTAATCACacactgtataaagatggacgacagagcagctcctcaaaagttAAGCCAAAGCAtctagagctccccctggtggtcagctgcagtataggtcataagctccaccccctccttttTAACGGACAGGaatggaccaaactaaaacactaacattatttaatgtatttgtttatgcaTGTTCAAGGATCAGTTTTTTTGGATACTTTTCTgtttaattagttatttgacgctatagaaacaggctgtgacataatggcgactcttagttgctatgccaaccactctgtaaagCGGTCCCGTGGGGCTGTGAGAgttgtgaataaataaataaataaataaataaaaataagtacagtgtgcAGTCCAGCATTTCCTTGTGGAGGTAGGGCTTAGTTTAAGAAAaatgcgagtgagtctggaTGAAGTGTGGTCAGGTAATCAATATCGCGGCTTTGCGTGGATccacaatgagctgaaagactCTAGAAATGAGTCTAATGAGATTTCACATTTGTTGATTATTATTGAGGGTGGTTTTTTACAACGGAGCCTCAGACCGTCCCGGGCGTCCTGTCTCTCCACCCCGTCTGCCACTGACATGGGGGACAAATGAAGAAGCTGTCGTGGATCGCTGAGCCTTAAACCTGagaggtctctctctctctctctctttctgtctatctatcggtctctttctcacacacaagtacacacagcGAGGGTTGGGATCAGGGCCAGGCTGTGAATCTGAGACTCACCCCCAGAGATTTGatacatctttgtttttgtgtgagtgGGCAGCCACAGAGAAGCTGTCTTCATTTTTCACTCATCGTAGGGTTCAGCTCAGAACATTGACCCCGGACCTTTGGCTGCTCCAGCATCACCAGCAACACTAGTATCATAGCAAGGACATGGTGACATACACGGTGTGTTAAAATATGAGATCAAAATAACTGTcttagctgtttttgtttgtaggAGATTATGAAGCTAATTATTTcagacaggaaaataaaaaaaaatgtggtgacACTGTAGATGTGATGTAGTGGATGTAGATAGCAACGCTGTGCTATATACCTTGATAATATCATTGTACTTTTCCCttcattgttttgctgtgtCACGTGTCTTATCCTGTGTGAGTTTAGCTAAATCTATCAAATTGTTACTTATCATTTCTTTCACTTATCTATCAAATTGTAAATTAGCTTTGTTTAGCTTAACATATATAACTAATaactaacattttatttaacttttttaacttATCTTTTTTCTTACACGTCTAACTAGTCgcaacttagcttagcttatctagcctattgtaatttatttaacttAGCTTTACTGACTAGTTGTttcttagcttagtttagtttagcatATCTAACGAATCCTAATTTAACTTAGTTTAACTTATCTCACCTACCATGACTTCATTTAGCTTTTCTAACCAACCTCAATGTATTTAACTCATCTTATCTAGTTGTAACTAAACTTAGTTTAACTTATCTCACCTAACGTGACTTAATTTAGCTTTTCGAACTAACCATAGAATGTTTAACTCATCTTATTTAGTTGTAACTTAGTTTAGTTTATCTTAGTTTAACTTATCTCACCTACCATGACTTAATTTAGCTTTTCTAACCAACCACAATGTATTTAACTAACCTCATCTAGTTGTAACTTAGCTTAGTTTAACTTATCTCACCTAACGTGACTTAATTTAGCTTTTTGAACTAACCATAACATATTTAACTCATCTTATCTAGTTGTAACTTAGCTTAGTTTATCTTAGTTTAACTTATCTCACCTACTGTGACTAAATTTAGCTTTTCTAACCAACCATAACATATTTAACTCATCTTATCTAGTTGTAACTTAGCTTAGTTTATCTTAGTTTAACTTATCTCACCTACTGTGACTAAATTTAGCTTTTCTAACCAACCATAACATATTTAACTGATCTTATCTAGTTGTAACTTAGCTTAGTTTAACTTATCTCACCTACCATGACTTAATTTAACTTTTCTAACCAACCATAACATATTTAACTGATCTTATCTAGTTGTaacttagcttagtttagcttagcttatctaACTAATCCTAATTTAGCTAAATTTAACTTATCTCACCTACCATAACTTAATTCAGCTTTTCTAACCAACCATAACATATTTAACAATTCTTATAGTTGTaacttagcttagtttagcttagcctTAGAACTCAGTCATAGATCTAATACATAGATGTTAATAAcctcttgtttgtttcactgtATGACATCTAATTTCgcaaaaatctgtgtttttttgtgtgaaagaaaagaagtctCCAGATGTGAAAGCCACAGTCGGATAACTCCGGGGACGAGCCGTGACAGCGCACATGCTCACTCACGACCGCCTCTGCATCTCAATCACATCACGGCGTCGTACCTTGACAGCTGAGAGCGCGAGAGCGGGCGACCGATCGAGGCGCCGAGGAATCCTGCCAAAAAAACAGCCGGGGGAGCTACCAACGAAGAAGAAGGGCGATGAAATGAAGCGATGAAACCGACGAGGTTTTAATCAGGATCTCTTTATGCCGGCGCTCCGTGGAATTCTTCAGCGCCTCGTCAGGCCTCCTCCCCTCGCCGGCCGGCGGGCGACCTCCCAGAGTGCCTTGCTGCGTGGCCTTTTCAATAATgtagaggggaggagaagagagataAAATGAGAGAGGAAGCGATTTCCCGGCGCTGTGGGAGCCCCCTGTGTGACATTTACCTGTAGCGAGGACCTCgatgttcgtgtgtgtgtgtgtgtgtgtgtttgatggcCCTATTCCAGACtaatgacccccccccccctccagcacacacactcaaggcACCAAACTCTTCTGCTAGCGATGCCACATGTGTCCTTTAGAATCACACCGacgggaaagaaagaaagaaagtggggGAGATAATAGCCAACAGGGAGCGCTGGGAGTTTGAAAAGTGTGAGAGCTGTGGAGACGAGGAGATGAGGAACAGTCGAAGGCCAGAAAATAAAGGTTAATGAGCAGAGGAGAGCATTTTTGTCGGCGACTGACGGAGAAAGAGCAGAGCCGGAGCGATCGTCCCGTTTAATCCGTCAGCTCCACCTGTTACTATTTCATACTTCATTAACTGCGCCGCCTATCCGGCGCGCCGGGCggtctcctctctctccgcGGGAGTCCGCCGCCCCCCCCCGCCCGGACACATGGCATCTATCATTACCTCCCCGCGTCAGCTCAGGGCCCTGCAGAATGTCACACAGCTGGAGCGCGAGGCTCTGAAGACGGATGAAGCGGGAAAACCCCCGTGAATATCTCTGAAACGACGGAGCGCACTTCTGCTCGCTGCAATTTGAGTTATTGAAGGGGGCTCATTGTGGCGCTGCGTAAACCAGGTACAACCgatgatttcattttcatgtggtACGCGGCTTTCGAGAAAATGCCgagttcttttctttgtttcccccACGGTAATTCACAAACTGCTAGTTCGTGTTCCTTGATTCCTTCCAGTTTCACCTTAAGGTCATTTAGGTTTTGAACATATCAGACAAACAACGGAACATTCGTCAACATTCAAACATACCACGATGTTGCCAAATCTGTCAACACGAAGAGCTAACAAACACAAGCTTACGATTTAGAATAGATTGTGTGAACCACTGAGTCTGACTGAAGCAACGTTTATATGCCTTCGTGCTGGAGGCAGCTGTGTCCGGAGGCGCTTTATTTTCTGGGCTGTTCAATGCAAACTCACAAAATCTGAGGATCTCCTTGAAGAAGTTTCCTCCGATCTGACACAAAAGTCCAGTTGGACTCAAGAACTGATCAAATATTACGTTTGGCCTCGACCCAAGCGACAGCATGTTGTATAGAGTCTAGACAGACATGGAAGGAAGCTGCCACTTGACTGGTTGGTGGAGGCGACGGCAAAAACACGACCACAAGGAAAAAGGAACCTCTTCAGCcgtttatttgaaacaaatatCAGCGGATGTGATAACGACGTGGTCTCGGAGGCTTGTGTCGACTCCTTCAGGACAACTTCCTGTCTGCTAGTCTCTGAAAGGGACACACAATACAGGGCCCTTTACTGTGCGCATCTCTTGTGTTATTCCTGAGCTCAAACGAGgagttttacattttcaaaaatgccAAAGGCCATGGAAGTAATTTTTCAGCGCATAGTAAATGAACATATTGCAGGTTGCTTGAGAAGAGTTCATATTTGAGTTTAATATATCAGAGGAAATATTCACAGTAGCCTCTCGGTATGTGTTCAGAAAGCCTTAGCACCTATGCTACTCACTAATTGTTAGCTTGGGGCTCTTCTAGATGCCGACGTATGACATTAGCTTATTTGCTCTTGACCCAATGAATTTGTGAACATTGCTTCCCGTGTTGCATTGAATGTGAGTTTACATTCctgtcatatttattttaataatcataatcaatactgtatataaattaCCTTATATATGCTGAGAAATAGCTTCTGGTGTTGAAGACGACTCGGTGTCAGGGAGCTGAAAAGAGGTCACAGCTCAGTGTCACCGTTTGTTTACGCGGAGAAAAGCGACGGCTGAGCGGTGTGCTAAATCACCACCCACCTGTCTGCGGAGACAAACTACAAAATAAAGTCAGGCTGTCAAGGCCCCGTCGGAGATCAACGCTCCCGAATTCGCTGATTAATAAGAGCGTGGCGAcgcttaaaaacacactgaagccGGTAGCGTGCGCCAGTCTGGGTCATGTTGCTGCTACAGATaattctctgtgttgtttaaagTCAAACTAACGCCTTTTAATCCTTAATGTGAGGTAACTACGTGTATTTATTAACACTTCTGTCTGAATGTCCAGCTAAGTGGCTCCAAACCTTTCAGAGTGGAAATAAAGGTGCATGAAGCAGTTAATGACATGAGAAAGAAGAATCCTGCTGAACGAGGTTTCCTCGGATTTTAAGATATTCGATATTTCCTCTATGGGTCTTTGAAACCAAGTCCAACAATCCCCTTCCAGGTGAGAGATGATGTGTTGAAAGAAGCTCTCACTATGTGAATCTCCCAGTCTAATGGTGACATCTTGTGGCTCAGGCTGAGCGCTACCATCTCCGATCCAAGCACCAATGTGAAACCCAGTGTGAGCGCTACGTTTTAAACCCCCTCATTTCAGCGCGCTCTGCCCGGTGGCCGCAGCCTGTCTCAGCAGCAGCTCCCCGGCCAGGTCGGGCCTGCCGCTCCTGGCCAGGCAGCGGGCGAGCTGAGCGGCCTTGGGTCGGTGGGGGACGGCGGGCAGCCCCCTCCTCCACAGGGCCAGGACCTGGAAGGCCCGGGAGGACGGGCTGCCCCCGGCCCGGAGCTTCACCAGCTGAGCGGCGCTGCGACGGAGGCGGAGCGAGAGCACCAGCGACGCTGTTTCCTCCTCCGAAAGCTCCCCAGacaaccacagaagaagagagtcTGACAGGGAATCTGCAACGAAGGAAGTAAGCATTTATATTCTTAGAGTAATGTAAAAAATCCTGCAATAAACAACCTAAaagtatgaaaagaaaaaggcccTTTCAGTGTTTAGAATGCAGTGATATAACAACTTGTTTTCAAATCTGTAATGAGCGtctgtatgaaaaaaaagaccGTTCTcagttcatttgcatttatttttccctaTAAATGAATCTCGCTTGGAAAGccgcatgtttttatttaaaagttatcAGCCGATGCAAAACCGTACAACTACGAAGTCGAAACTGACGGATTAAGGCCGTAAACTCTAGTTGAAACCGTGAGATAAGAAGCCGGCGAGGATGAACGACCCACCTGCCTCCTCGCATAACTTCACCCGGGCTGCAACGGGCCGATTGATGTTTCTCACTTTCTGAAATGAGACGTAATGAATCAGGTATAAATATCCTTTTATCGTGAACACAATGTTTGACCTGATTCTGTGGACGTCGCTGCACCTTGGGTAGAGTCAGAGACAGCTTACAGACGGGGTCTCCCAGGAGCTTCGCGTCCTTCAGGAAAGCTCCGCCCCCTCGCCACTCCAGCTGACCTCTGGCGACCCTGTAAAACATGGCCGCCCCCTTGTAGTGAGGGGAGCTGTAGTTTCCGAAGGGGTCCACTTCGGTCAGACGCACCACGAGGCGGTTCTTCCTCTGGCTGTGGAAGGTGATTCGCTCGTGCGCCGCTTCGCTTTTGCTCTTGTGAGCTCCGGCTGTAAAACAGATGTAAACATTTTATCTTGTTATTTTATAATGTGAAATCTGTGCATCTCGGTCTACAAAACCCATCTGGATGTCAAACCGAGTGAACATACCAGTGATCatcttgacaaaaaaagaagaagaaagaagtccGTGCAAACTAAACATTGCCTTCTACTTTACTGTGTGGTTTGTGGCATCCTGTTATGTGATGAGCAGCAGCATGAAGACTAACCAGCCTAGAGCAGCCACAACTACTTTCAAATGCCGACGTCTATTTAAATTCAGTCCTAAAACAATGTTAGAATCTGGTTTCTCTCAactgtttctttgtttacaCAGTTTAAGCAATAAGAGAAGATGCtgcataaaatgtaaaatgaaatgtaccACTACATTTTCCTAAACATCTCATTCGAGTGGTAGGAAACCTTGAATCCACGCCTTTCAGAAACTGGCATTAGGTATTTGAAGACAACATAGGGCCTGGTAAAAAGACACTTAGGTATGTGGTCAATGTACTGCTCTGGTTTTTATGTCAGCCATGCTAGCCATGGAGGCTAAATGCTAACGTGTGAACAattttaagtgcatgtaaacacatagtCTAACAGGAACTAATGTTTATTATGACCACATTTTATATGGCCTACAGTCTATGGGTGGTTAGCATGACAGCAACAACTTTCAGCTAACAGAAAGCAGGAAGTAATGTTTACAATAACAACTATCGTAAGTTAGCATTTTACCATGCTAACAAATTTAAGTGCGcgtatacaaaaaaataatatatagtCTATGGTAAACACACCGACCAACAGCTAATGACAAGCAAGAAATAATACTTTGGCTACTGTTGGTATTTcacttgttagcatgctaacgtttgctaattagcaaatagcAGCAAGCTATGGAGCTTCCtgtgtcttttattaaaaacacattaaaacactttGCTTTGCTAGTGTTGCTATTGCTTATAGCATAAGTGTAGTGTAAGTTTTATATACGTATTAACTTTATCTTGTCAGTGTTTTAGCTATTATtagcttgtttttattattttttattattaaaacctgAAGCACATTGACTCAACTCCTGAAATGTGCTGTGTTTCAGCCATGACAGTCTGAACTAAATTGATTTAGAGCTACATTTTACTGAATTACAGAACAGTATTTATACATGGTCTGGTGAAGCTAGGAGGAGGTCAAAGTTAATGTAATCATTTTGTTTCACCATGTCAGCATTCTCCCATTATGCGGATCTTCTGGACTAAGCTCATCATTCTACCCGACCTTCTACCTGTGGAGGTGACGTTGCCGCTGAAACGCAGGAGGAGCTGATCCGCCTCACACATGGAGATCTCCGACGAGATCTCCGCCGGGCCGCCGTAGCCCTGAGCTCGTAGTTTGCTCAGCTCCCAGCTGAGGTCTCTGGTGAGCAGCGCGGCCACCAGGACGGCGTGGGGCTCGTCCGGCCTCCGCTGCAGGACCACGGTGACCGAGTGGCAGCACACggactcctccagctcctccgcCAGGGAGCTGAGGTGACAAGGCTGCAGTGGGGAGAGGAGGCGAGCCACGAGCAGtctgcagagagggaggggggaactTAAGAAGTCGAGCTCGGCGGAAAGATTAGATTGTCTGTTATCGTGAGCCGGAACGCAGGTAATATAATATACTTAAGACAGAATGAGGATTTCAGAAAAAAGTGCATTACATCCCCGACAAATCAGCTGTAgataagaaagaagaagagaattaGAGCTCAGGAGGGAAATAATAAGAATCCATCTTTATTACAACTGGATctaatttcactttttaactAGAGGAGAAATTAATTtgcatacttttattttgtccttgtaTGTGACTTCATGTGTGTTGTTACATTCTGACTGAGGAATgctgtagtgaggaatgtaaaGCCTCCCTTTACCCATACTGCCCTTCTTAAAGCCCTTATGTAAAGAAAAGCTTTCCTTAAATCTGGCTGCTAGTTGGAGAGTTCCTTTTTAGACTACGCACGTCTACATGAGAGGAATTTACTCTCGGCACCACGAGCCTAGTGAGGTAAAGGAGTAGTGTGGTGAGTCGATCATTTATTCtacgtttgtgtgtctgcagtttaAATAAAGCCAGATCATTCAGTCAGTATTGAAATTAGCAATTATTAATTGACTACTTACCGATACACTTCTAGCTTACATTgtcttgattttcttttaattatttttgaatgaTGGCCTTGATGAAATTCATGAACTGTTCCCGGTTACTTTACGTAGCGTCgtataattaaaatgaatcgaagatcaaacacaaattaaagaaaggattaaaaatgtgttttcttcataAAAGCAACACTTGTGTAGAGTTTAAAACGTTTAGTGGCTACACAGATTCCTTTCTAACACATTTCCCCAGGATACAATGGGGGTACTGTGTAAAGTACTGGCTTGCTGTTGAGACTTGGGGACTTCGACACTGGTTGAACCACCAACCTACGCTTACTCCACAATGTGTTCTACAGAGTCACCCCTCCAAACAATTGGTTATTCAAAAAAAGGCTCTGTCCAAAGGCAAACCAAGCAACTGAACTGAGAACCCCTAGAACCAATAAGAACGGTATTATTGGTGTTACTTTGTCATGTGCTCCAGGATCTCCAAGGTTTTTCCCACCGGGCTTCTCATCAAACATCTCCATGTTGAAATTTCCACCAGAGCTGATCGTCCACAAGTAAGCTTCCTGACTTCCAGAGGACTCTGTCTGAGTATGAAACCCTCGGCCCCTCAGCCACCCGGCCCTCTTTGCGTATCCAGGGGCAACGTTTTCCACTTCCTCTGTGTGGTCGGGGGTCTGATGATGGGGGCGACCGCCGGTGGTCAGTGTCTGGATGTGGCCGTGACGACGGCTCAGGACCCCAAGAACCTGCGACGCATGTCCAACACGCTCATCGGGCTCCTGGGCCTCGGATACCGAACAAATGTTGTGAGAAAGCCCCTGTTTTCCTCTTAAATGCCGTGGCTCGAATATATTGTAAAGTTTGTAATTCcctggtgttttcttttgtatgtttCAGAAGACCTTGGTTAAACAAAACCTGAAAAGGCTCTACTTCTCTGAGAGGTGTGAAGGACGTTTCAGTTCAAGAGCATCTACGCTGCTCTTGCACGAtaaaagatgttgtttttttttaaaattgctcTCTCTTTGTGTTCTAGTTTCAGAAGTTTTCTTGGTGAGAGAAGAATATTTCTGCCAGTTACTTGTGATTTCCACTTTTCGCGTGCGTTTCCTGTGAAGCAAACAAACCTGGAGTCGACATCTAGGAACTGGATCTCAACAAAAAGGTGCGAGCAAAAGTGGTTTGTGTCTTGGATAATTAAAATCATCGGTATAAAGTATTGCGCtggtttcactttatttatcttgCACAACCATCTTCTGGTCCATGGTCAGGTGCAGCACTCATTACATCCTGTTTTGCGGTGGGAGCAGCCGACTCATACTGATACTGTGCTTTAGAGGCCGCGGCCTGAAGATTAAAACTTACAGGTCTTCAAATCAGATGCAGCGGTTGATAACCTTCAGCAGAGAGGTGCGAGGAGACGTGGTGAGTTGAACAGAAGCTCATTTAAAATGCTCTCTGTTAAGAGTCTGCTTTTGATAAAATACGAcgtttgcttttctttgcacaagatttttcttttactggaCGGACTGGCTGGAAAAGCCAAAACTGGACGGGACGCGAATGATGCTGCAAATCACCCGACACGTCTCACCCTGGGGCTGTCTGCGCTGTCTGTACTTCTGCTTTGGATGTTTCTGCCTCGTTTTGCACTTTGTGCCACGATCGGTTTGGCTTTGAACGCGCCGCGCCATACCCGCCGAACAGTGTTACCGCGGAGAGGCTCAgaataaacatttgaaattgATTCTTTGTCTTTGGCATTTGGTTTTTCCCAAGTCTGACATCTGAGACGCAGGCTTTTAtcacaaaaaagtaaatcagCGTGGTTTATTCATCACTGCGCTGAGGTTTGCGGACAAAACAATAGGAAAGAATAGCTACGTATTTTGGAAAATGTCCAATCTGCATTGAAAACCCCTTTAGGTGTTCACCCGACGCTCTTTTTTCAGCTCCAACTGCTCCTCAGTGCTGCACCGAGGCTCCTAACAGGACCTGAAAACCTGATTAAATTAGTTCCCTGCAGTGGCTCCTTGTTAGCTCTGTATCTGAGTGTGCTATTCTAATAATTGTCTACAAAGGGCTGTGTGGTCTTCACCCTGAATATGTTCTTTCTATATGAGGCTCTGTCGGGAAAAAACCTGGCAGCCGAGCTACAcaatgtttttctgtccctcGGGCAAGGACATAATCAAATGATCAAAGGGCCGCTTCAAATGCTGGAGTTGGTCTCTGGGAAAATGGTGCAAACAAAagcttaaacacacatttacgtGCTGGGTTTTACGTGCACCCAGTCTACTAATTTGTAtcccttttgtgttttgttggtCCTTGTCGCATAAATCGCTTTTGTCACAATAAACCGCtgtgtttaaattaataatttcctGCAGCTTTTTATTGTTGCACCAGCGATGacttttcaaagacaaaacGCCGCGCCACAGACCTGTCGTAGCTCTCCGTCAGGTCGAAGGACACCAGTCCGTTCTGCTGGTTTCTGGCGGCGACTTTATCCAGGATGCTCCACTGATTGTCCTTTGAGCCCAGGACAGTCAGCGACTCATTGGACGTCACCTTGGACTCCACGGAGGCGCCCAAGATTCTAAAAGGGAGATGAAAACCGCTATTTTTTTAAGCTGTACTGTTGAcaactttgacattttacagtgAGAGATAAGCCGGGGCTTCCCTCCGCATCTCTTATAATAGTGCTGACCACTGCTATCGTCATGAATCAAGACCAACCAGCCGTAACTActtgcctaatattgtgtaggtctccagtgtgcttccaaaacagttctgacccATCAgggaatagacatgggccttctgactCTGTCCTCTTGTGTCTGACACCAGGATGCTACAAGAGGGAGCCTCTAGTACCGGGGATTGTTCCTAAGCATCTGGCAGATACTTAATgactttgggatctagggattttggaggccaggtttggatattttctgttttttgagctgttctTTAACAGTTTTTGTCCTTAacattgtcctgctggggaGTGTTGTTGCTATGTGGGTTGTATGTTATCTTCACAACCACTGGTATGTTCTAGTTCACAAAAATCTGGACAAACACAATTAAGACACGCTCACCTCACTCTGATTGAAGCCGCTGGATCCCAGGGTGGAGAAACGCTGACGGGCCGAGTTTGGTGATCTGGGTTCTCCTTGGAGCGCCTCTTTTGTTCAGTGTTAGGGGGACACGGCAGCGTTACCATGAGGGGTCTTCTCAGAGGCTGCGAGGTCGGGTGGGTGAGGTACAGCAGTGGGCTGGTGGACGCCACTGAACGATAGGTCTCGTTTTTGGACTTGACAGCAGCCAGAAGGACGGCGTCTACCGGCTGGATCTGAAACAGGCGAGGAAACAGCTGTTGCGCGTGATTTAGCTGACGGTTTGGACAGGTGCTGCGTTGATGTGAAAATACTTTTGTTGTATGTTGTTTTATCAAGGATAACTGAGCAGAGTGGTAGTTGGCGTTTTTTGGAATAAGATCAAGCAACAAACTTCTGCTGTGAAGATAGTCACAAAGGACACATCCGTTCATGTTTCTTCTTTATATATGCAAACATCTGTGAGATGTTGAAAATTACAAACAGACTATTATTTCTCCATCCCTTGCTTTATTTTTCTGGAAATTTTCTTAGTGACgtctcagtttttgttttcttttttcctttttacaatTCTTAGAAAAAAGGTACACTTCTAACTAGTTTTGACAAAAGCTAAATGCTTGGTCTCAACATCCTTTACATAATCTACACCAGCTTTAAGTGTTAGCAAAATTGTATTAGATGTTAAAATCAGTAGGATAAAGAGATGGGTCAGTATTATGGTTAAACCATACCATGGTCTGTGCCATTACGGGAGCCGTGAAGGTTCCTGGGAGGTAGTTCAGACTAATTCGGGGGTCCATGGGGAGTTTTAATGACAAACCCCTTTTGGGAACCatgtaattttctctcttcAGACAGGAAACCACTGCAAATAGACCCAAAGAGTACACCTTCACTTCGGCAAA harbors:
- the dthd1 gene encoding death domain-containing protein 1 isoform X2, which translates into the protein MDEAKPLCGLKSEDGLLVVLTETIQGLEAVRRGRHRHNGTVGVRRCLGEDEQRRSEGGTLSPAGDEKEDERRGLRVDGEQEEKESERKVLGVLREMSVLYSGRLEVWRGALRKCASVFMKSPAGGGDRQHRSTTDMTECRAGPCSHSFRDTFLSVGEDVDDITGKLRGITDKLDAEIHQLSVDEASTVHAALQESRDPGTPERPEDAGDPLNSRHPPEPDSGPKQEVEDGDDPNHTWSSQDAERKLGFTFSRRSNEEDAGEVKGQVSDSVEEPNHCQTDLLEESKKDKELMDGRDEQEAKSEWITVGLTGQLEDNRSDVPDACFIRAPEGAAGLLRCEVADALSCLMVTGSEELISRVIRVKVQDRSTCRFPLTVAVPYCARYRGSCRDIAVKVVDEERRASYITPLTTEGVHGGQRGSFAEVKVYSLGLFAVVSCLKRENYMVPKRGLSLKLPMDPRISLNYLPGTFTAPVMAQTMIQPVDAVLLAAVKSKNETYRSVASTSPLLYLTHPTSQPLRRPLMVTLPCPPNTEQKRRSKENPDHQTRPVSVSPPWDPAASIRVRILGASVESKVTSNESLTVLGSKDNQWSILDKVAARNQQNGLVSFDLTESYDRLLVARLLSPLQPCHLSSLAEELEESVCCHSVTVVLQRRPDEPHAVLVAALLTRDLSWELSKLRAQGYGGPAEISSEISMCEADQLLLRFSGNVTSTAGAHKSKSEAAHERITFHSQRKNRLVVRLTEVDPFGNYSSPHYKGAAMFYRVARGQLEWRGGGAFLKDAKLLGDPVCKLSLTLPKKVRNINRPVAARVKLCEEADSLSDSLLLWLSGELSEEETASLVLSLRLRRSAAQLVKLRAGGSPSSRAFQVLALWRRGLPAVPHRPKAAQLARCLARSGRPDLAGELLLRQAAATGQSALK
- the dthd1 gene encoding death domain-containing protein 1 isoform X1, which translates into the protein MLLNVFFWIFQRSVDTYLQVNGQMDEAKPLCGLKSEDGLLVVLTETIQGLEAVRRGRHRHNGTVGVRRCLGEDEQRRSEGGTLSPAGDEKEDERRGLRVDGEQEEKESERKVLGVLREMSVLYSGRLEVWRGALRKCASVFMKSPAGGGDRQHRSTTDMTECRAGPCSHSFRDTFLSVGEDVDDITGKLRGITDKLDAEIHQLSVDEASTVHAALQESRDPGTPERPEDAGDPLNSRHPPEPDSGPKQEVEDGDDPNHTWSSQDAERKLGFTFSRRSNEEDAGEVKGQVSDSVEEPNHCQTDLLEESKKDKELMDGRDEQEAKSEWITVGLTGQLEDNRSDVPDACFIRAPEGAAGLLRCEVADALSCLMVTGSEELISRVIRVKVQDRSTCRFPLTVAVPYCARYRGSCRDIAVKVVDEERRASYITPLTTEGVHGGQRGSFAEVKVYSLGLFAVVSCLKRENYMVPKRGLSLKLPMDPRISLNYLPGTFTAPVMAQTMIQPVDAVLLAAVKSKNETYRSVASTSPLLYLTHPTSQPLRRPLMVTLPCPPNTEQKRRSKENPDHQTRPVSVSPPWDPAASIRVRILGASVESKVTSNESLTVLGSKDNQWSILDKVAARNQQNGLVSFDLTESYDRLLVARLLSPLQPCHLSSLAEELEESVCCHSVTVVLQRRPDEPHAVLVAALLTRDLSWELSKLRAQGYGGPAEISSEISMCEADQLLLRFSGNVTSTAGAHKSKSEAAHERITFHSQRKNRLVVRLTEVDPFGNYSSPHYKGAAMFYRVARGQLEWRGGGAFLKDAKLLGDPVCKLSLTLPKKVRNINRPVAARVKLCEEADSLSDSLLLWLSGELSEEETASLVLSLRLRRSAAQLVKLRAGGSPSSRAFQVLALWRRGLPAVPHRPKAAQLARCLARSGRPDLAGELLLRQAAATGQSALK